DNA from Magnetococcales bacterium:
GCAGCCAGGGTAACCACTTTTTGCCAAGGTTGCAACCATGTTTGCCACGCGACATCTCCTGTACCATGGAGAAAATCCAGCAACCGAAAGTGATCTCTCCGGGCTGCTGCCAGAGCCAGACCTGCTGGACGCACCCATTCCCAACCCGGCAGACCCTGGCCAAGCACGTCCAGACCTGGAACCTCATAAGTGCCAATCCCTTTTGCTTCCCACAAGGATTGCCAACAGGCACGGGTCTTACCCAGAGCAATCACCTTGAAATAAGTTGATTTATCTGGCAGTCGGGCGATAAGATCGGTTGCCAGCCAAGCCAGTTCTTCCAAAACGGCGTTTTCACCCTGGGTCACCGTAGCGGGAGCAACCAGACGCAACTCCTGCAACAAACCATCCTTGACCCAATAAATGGAGGCTGGTTGTGCGGTGGCGTCCACGATCAAAATCCATGTTTGGGATGTCAACATTCCAGCCGCCTCCAGCAAGGGCCATGCACCCAGTTCGGCCATGACCACGCCTACCGGTTTGATCTCCGTTGCAGACAAGCCGAGCAGGAGGTCGTCAATTTTCTTTTGTTCACACAGGGCAAAAATGACCGACGAACCTTGCTCAACCAGTTCCCACTGCATTGCATAACATGGATTTTCAAATGGGTAGATAAGCGTGTCCATGGCTTCTTGAGGCAATACGGCCCAAATTTGATCACGATGGGTAAATGGCAGCACGGTCTTGCGCAACGCCATGTCAGTTGCCGAGAGTGCTGCAATAACCCTCTGTTTTTTGCCGTTGTTGAGCGTCACGTCACACTTGAATACCCGTGTCTCGTGATCAACCAGACACACTTGGAGCTGTTTTTCCGCACCCTGGACGATGCCCCATGCAGTCTTGAATTTCATCCGTTCCATCTCGTTTTGGTGATTGTCACCTGAGTGCGATTGCGAACCATCCAGACTGTCAGGATGCCGTGGCTCGAATTGACCCGGGACCGTATGTGCGCGACATGGCAGTGACTGGTGACGGTGAGCAGGCTGGCCATTTCGGGGGCAAGTATCACACCAACTGCACCAAGATTCGTCAACTGCATGATTGGTGTTGCTTTCCGTATTTCCTCAACATGTTGCCAATTCTGGTCAGGAGCGAGCGGTTCCAGGGTTTTGCTGGAGGCCGTATTGATATTCAAGCGACTGTTGGTGCAGTTTTCATTGACGGTGACAAATTGTTGCAATTTCTGCAAGACGACTGTATTCCAACCTTTGATCTGTAGCAATTCTTCCATGGCCTGCAATGGTGGTTTGGCGATCATGGGCGGAGAGTTGCCGGTTGGTGGTTTCTGTTCCTCCGTGGTCAGATCGATGGGACCAAGCCGCTCAGTGAGACTTTCCAATAATTCTAAAGAAATCCCCTCTCTTTCGAATAATCTTGTCAAGACGGTGCGTAATTCAGTATTGATTTGGCCGTTCGGCTTTTTTACGGCATTGAGATTCCAACGTCGGGCGGTGTCTTCCAACAAGGCTTCCACCGTATCATTTTCAGTACCGGTCAGGGAAATGGATTTGGCCCATTCTTCATTCAAATGGTCTACTGCACGGTCTTGAGAGCCATCCTTGACCAGAATCTGCATCACCTTGTCCAGCATGGATTCGGCACGACGGTGAGCGATTTCAAGGTCAAGTTCTTGTTGGACCTGCCGCAGGTGAAATCTCTGTGATTCCATTCCGGTGTAGACGAGGGGTATCAGCAGGGCCATGGCGGCGAGCGTTACCAGCAATACCATGCCTGCCTGGCTGGAGGACTTCATGGAGGGTTGGGCAATATGTTGCATCATCATGATGTCAGGGGTGTGGTACCTGGCGCACTCCAGTTGGTGGTTG
Protein-coding regions in this window:
- a CDS encoding general secretion pathway protein GspK; the encoded protein is MSKVCNHQLECARYHTPDIMMMQHIAQPSMKSSSQAGMVLLVTLAAMALLIPLVYTGMESQRFHLRQVQQELDLEIAHRRAESMLDKVMQILVKDGSQDRAVDHLNEEWAKSISLTGTENDTVEALLEDTARRWNLNAVKKPNGQINTELRTVLTRLFEREGISLELLESLTERLGPIDLTTEEQKPPTGNSPPMIAKPPLQAMEELLQIKGWNTVVLQKLQQFVTVNENCTNSRLNINTASSKTLEPLAPDQNWQHVEEIRKATPIMQLTNLGAVGVILAPEMASLLTVTSHCHVAHIRSRVNSSHGILTVWMVRNRTQVTITKTRWNG